One genomic region from Rothia dentocariosa ATCC 17931 encodes:
- a CDS encoding type II toxin-antitoxin system VapB family antitoxin translates to MIFKKVGSSRPYPEHHLSHADWGNVPPQQVRLDALITTQKTLDLETLLAEDSTFYGDLFPHVVKWRDDLYLEDGVHRALRNALHRRAVMYARVLDLDQVPGF, encoded by the coding sequence ATGATTTTCAAGAAGGTTGGTTCTTCGCGCCCGTATCCTGAGCATCATTTGTCGCATGCTGATTGGGGTAATGTGCCTCCGCAGCAGGTGCGTCTTGATGCGCTGATTACGACGCAGAAGACGCTTGACCTTGAGACGCTGCTTGCGGAGGATTCCACGTTTTATGGGGATTTGTTTCCGCATGTGGTGAAGTGGCGTGATGATTTGTACCTGGAGGATGGGGTGCATCGGGCGTTGCGTAATGCTTTGCATCGGCGTGCGGTGATGTATGCGCGGGTGCTTGATTTGGATCAGGTTCCGGGTTTTTAG
- a CDS encoding TetR/AcrR family transcriptional regulator: MPRISAATNAAQRENTKRAILESFGKLLYSRGLPGLTMTDVAKNAGIGRTAVYNYFADMGELLVAYALDETERFLHELDEGIAGVTNPIDQLAVYIRLQIEDLARRHLPPGPAMRSMLSPESYARLGKHVSELQMVLANILSDAITEKYIPENDIRELAMLVHGSLSSSAGRTEDAPDVQTRERQIQSTIRFIQMGLGARFDADGNPLKIEETQANKSEKTTNLTVAS; the protein is encoded by the coding sequence ATGCCTCGTATTTCTGCCGCAACAAACGCCGCTCAGCGCGAAAACACCAAACGTGCCATCCTCGAATCTTTCGGGAAGCTCCTCTACTCCCGAGGACTCCCCGGACTCACCATGACCGACGTCGCCAAAAACGCCGGTATTGGTCGCACAGCAGTCTACAATTACTTCGCTGACATGGGCGAACTCCTGGTTGCCTACGCCCTTGACGAAACCGAACGGTTCCTGCACGAACTTGATGAAGGGATCGCCGGAGTCACCAACCCCATCGATCAGCTCGCCGTCTATATTCGCTTGCAGATCGAAGACCTCGCCCGCAGGCACCTTCCCCCCGGGCCCGCCATGCGCTCCATGCTCTCACCCGAATCATACGCGCGCCTCGGCAAACACGTAAGCGAACTGCAAATGGTTTTGGCAAACATCCTCTCCGACGCCATCACCGAAAAATACATACCCGAAAACGACATTCGCGAACTTGCAATGCTCGTGCACGGTTCGCTCTCCTCAAGCGCCGGACGCACCGAAGACGCCCCCGACGTACAAACCCGCGAACGCCAGATTCAAAGTACCATCAGGTTCATCCAGATGGGGCTGGGCGCCCGGTTTGATGCAGACGGGAACCCCCTCAAAATCGAAGAAACTCAAGCAAACAAAAGCGAGAAAACGACCAACCTAACCGTCGCATCCTAA
- a CDS encoding aspartate kinase, giving the protein MSLIVQKFGGSSVADAEGIKRVAQRIVDTQKAGNDVVVVVSAMGDTTDELLDLAAEVTATVTPSRELDMLLTAGERISTAILSMAVNDLGAKAQSFTGSQAGMITDGVHGAARLVEVNPDRIRRSVEAGNIAIVAGFQGVNRQSGDITTLGRGGSDTTAVALAAALHADVCEIYSDVDGVFTADPRIVSTAHKLNTVTSEEMLEMAANGAKILHLRSVEYARRFNLKLHVRSSFSNLEGTLVIPENSAELTPTHVKEIPLEQPLISGVAHDRGQAKITVVGVPDIPGSAAKVFGLLNEAKVNIDMIVQNVSTDRPNVTDISFTLNQAQGPQALQVLEKTQSEIGFEEVIYNEAVGKLSLVGAGMKTNPGVSFTFFEALSNAGVNVEMISTSEIRISVITELSKLDEAVRAVHTAFELDAEGEATVYGGTGR; this is encoded by the coding sequence ATGAGCCTGATCGTCCAAAAGTTCGGCGGTTCTTCCGTCGCGGATGCCGAGGGTATCAAACGCGTCGCCCAGCGCATCGTGGACACCCAAAAAGCGGGCAATGATGTGGTCGTGGTTGTCTCCGCGATGGGCGACACCACCGATGAACTACTCGACCTTGCCGCTGAAGTAACCGCTACCGTTACCCCCTCGCGCGAGCTCGATATGCTCCTGACTGCGGGCGAGCGCATCTCGACGGCTATTCTGTCGATGGCGGTCAACGATCTAGGCGCGAAGGCGCAGTCTTTCACGGGTTCCCAGGCGGGCATGATTACCGACGGCGTGCATGGCGCGGCGCGGCTTGTGGAGGTCAATCCAGACCGTATTCGCCGCTCTGTTGAGGCCGGAAATATTGCGATTGTGGCGGGTTTCCAGGGTGTTAACCGCCAGAGCGGTGACATTACGACCCTCGGTCGCGGCGGTTCAGATACTACGGCGGTCGCTCTTGCGGCGGCGCTTCATGCGGATGTGTGCGAGATTTATTCGGATGTGGACGGCGTGTTCACGGCCGACCCGCGCATCGTATCAACCGCGCATAAGCTCAATACTGTCACGAGTGAAGAAATGCTTGAGATGGCGGCGAATGGCGCAAAGATTCTGCATCTGCGCAGCGTGGAGTACGCCCGCCGTTTCAATCTGAAACTGCATGTGCGTTCGTCATTCTCGAATCTTGAAGGCACTCTTGTTATCCCGGAAAATTCCGCGGAACTAACCCCCACCCATGTGAAGGAGATTCCCTTGGAACAGCCCCTGATTTCTGGCGTTGCACACGACCGTGGACAGGCAAAAATTACCGTGGTGGGCGTGCCCGATATCCCCGGTTCTGCCGCTAAGGTTTTTGGTCTGCTCAATGAGGCCAAGGTTAATATCGATATGATCGTGCAGAACGTCTCGACCGACCGCCCGAACGTGACCGATATTTCCTTTACGCTCAACCAGGCGCAGGGTCCGCAGGCGCTGCAGGTACTTGAGAAGACCCAGTCCGAGATCGGTTTTGAAGAGGTTATTTACAACGAGGCGGTGGGTAAGCTTTCGCTTGTGGGTGCGGGCATGAAGACCAACCCGGGTGTTTCGTTTACCTTCTTTGAGGCGCTGAGCAATGCGGGCGTGAACGTCGAGATGATTTCGACATCCGAGATTCGTATCTCGGTTATCACCGAGCTTTCAAAACTTGATGAAGCGGTCCGCGCGGTACACACCGCCTTCGAGCTCGACGCCGAAGGCGAGGCCACCGTATACGGCGGAACAGGCCGCTAG
- the recR gene encoding recombination mediator RecR, whose product MYEGAVQNLIDELGRLPGVGPKSAQRIAFYILNSDASDMARLTNAISKVKSSVSFCEICGNVSETKQCVICRDDRRDPGLICVVEESKDVVAIERTRSFTGRYHVLGGAINPLAGLGPEQLRIRELVSRLADERIQEIILAMDPNLEGEATATYLSRMLVPLGIRLSRLASGLPVGGDLEYADEITLGRALEGRRVISEGAGIAQGNAAEDFEQVVDEEQTERERADAKPKAPRKRWSGSMFDDLDDSSQGEPEDSPSDNPHDAENDNSRADSSPSPGTQTTVDEALIEQALDDSAHADAPGSKDSPDSPKEAQPESHKSAAQAEQIPVDITRADAYRIHAHRSEDYEARIRKIQEEPLRTPTPEVPPLPGAKYVNPWS is encoded by the coding sequence ATGTACGAGGGCGCAGTCCAAAATCTCATCGATGAACTTGGTCGCCTGCCGGGGGTGGGCCCCAAGTCGGCGCAGCGCATCGCCTTCTATATTCTCAACTCTGACGCCTCAGACATGGCACGCCTGACCAACGCGATTTCGAAGGTCAAATCGAGTGTGAGCTTTTGCGAAATATGCGGCAACGTTTCGGAGACGAAGCAGTGCGTTATCTGCCGTGATGATCGGCGTGACCCAGGCCTGATTTGCGTGGTTGAGGAGTCCAAGGATGTGGTGGCGATTGAGCGCACCCGTTCCTTCACCGGGCGTTACCATGTGCTGGGCGGGGCTATTAACCCGCTGGCGGGGCTTGGCCCCGAGCAGCTGCGCATTCGTGAGCTGGTCTCGCGCCTGGCAGATGAGCGTATTCAAGAGATTATTCTGGCGATGGATCCTAACCTTGAGGGTGAAGCGACCGCAACTTATCTTTCGCGAATGCTGGTTCCGCTGGGCATTCGCCTCTCACGGCTGGCATCCGGTCTGCCCGTCGGCGGCGACCTGGAATATGCAGACGAAATTACGCTCGGGCGCGCGCTTGAGGGGCGCCGCGTGATCAGCGAAGGCGCGGGTATCGCTCAGGGGAATGCCGCCGAAGATTTTGAGCAGGTGGTTGACGAAGAGCAGACGGAACGTGAGCGCGCTGATGCTAAGCCAAAGGCGCCGCGTAAACGCTGGAGCGGGAGCATGTTCGACGACCTTGATGATTCCTCCCAGGGTGAGCCCGAGGACTCTCCCTCTGATAATCCGCACGACGCGGAGAACGATAATTCTCGTGCGGATAGTTCCCCCTCACCTGGCACGCAGACTACCGTTGATGAGGCGCTTATCGAGCAGGCACTCGATGATTCTGCCCATGCAGACGCCCCAGGTTCTAAAGACTCGCCAGATTCCCCGAAAGAAGCCCAGCCCGAGTCCCATAAATCGGCGGCTCAGGCTGAGCAGATTCCGGTGGATATTACGCGCGCTGATGCCTACCGCATCCACGCGCACCGGTCGGAGGATTATGAGGCGCGCATCCGCAAAATCCAGGAGGAGCCTTTACGCACTCCCACCCCGGAGGTTCCGCCTCTGCCCGGTGCCAAATACGTTAACCCGTGGAGCTAA
- a CDS encoding DNA polymerase III subunit gamma and tau translates to MSTALYRRYRPETFAEVIGQEHVTEPLITALTNNRVNHAYLFSGPRGCGKTTSARILARCLNCAQGPTPTPCGVCDSCRELSRDGGGSLDVIEMDAASHGGVDHARDLRERATLAPVRDRYKIFIIDEAHMVTREGFNALLKIVEEPPEHIKFIFATTEPNKVLGTIRSRTHHYPFRLVPPEVLLPYLEKLCGEENVPVESGVLQLVIRAGGGSVRDSLSILDQLIAGANTESGISYDRAVALLGYTHAQLLDNVIDAFSAQDAPSLFEAVSRVVATGQDPRRFVEDLLERLRDLIVVQAVPQNAAQILQGVPADQIERLKTQAQTFTTAQLTGAASTVNEVLNSMTGATNPQLQLELLCARLLVPADSPGGAGGDLTALTSRLDALERRLAAGGAGAPQRGGRLGNPAAGQGVPSAVQNSVSPSAGGSAERQPPAQHAAPPLAAGGGASKKAAGAEATNASAQHRGPVLGQNTNQQVPKSETEGEQKETPQTQKSQGSAPQNSAPLASAAEGTGSSDGAPSEPKPSRSVPSEPSAAQETPVKRVTVADAEDPLASVRANWRAVIARVSAPGASEKLLQVEPVRLISGELYVRADMPTLKAVASFVPELSARVSDFLRKQVRVRAEVARPQTQPDARPAQAPAANQKSSDPAPIADGPRGGVDAWNRHGQPVSSGQEAASQGTTNVDAPITAWEVAPIPQDSEDSYPDDAAEGQPAAASQPGSSPQDTAPQDSPSRPSTSSEAQANLPPETEPVPPEIPEDSGNTRVPKGGFGERDSFAASGSGIPQQGSPSSHEQGGDNGNTDPQDAGSHDEPADDSAPDPGQTQGEGSSPSVSLESVDTAENAEFSNIPAPSASAPLAAGNNSAREAAASAPVSPLPPLAQRPDSAATKPEEPPAEPEQETAPARGQRGQQEQSDEEDVVSDDDERIENSVHIGLRAIEKVIGGKVIDERPLHQI, encoded by the coding sequence GTGAGCACAGCACTCTACCGCCGTTACCGCCCCGAGACCTTCGCCGAAGTCATCGGGCAAGAACACGTCACCGAACCGCTCATTACCGCACTCACCAACAACCGCGTCAATCACGCCTACCTCTTCTCAGGTCCGCGCGGATGCGGCAAAACCACCTCCGCACGAATCCTGGCGCGCTGCCTCAACTGTGCCCAAGGACCAACCCCCACCCCCTGCGGCGTATGCGACTCCTGCCGCGAACTCTCCCGCGACGGCGGCGGCTCCCTCGACGTCATCGAAATGGATGCGGCATCCCACGGCGGCGTAGACCATGCCCGCGACCTGCGTGAACGTGCAACCCTCGCACCCGTGCGCGACCGCTACAAAATCTTCATCATCGACGAAGCGCATATGGTCACCCGCGAAGGGTTCAACGCCCTGCTCAAAATCGTGGAAGAACCGCCCGAGCATATCAAATTCATCTTCGCCACCACAGAGCCAAATAAGGTTCTCGGAACCATCCGCTCACGCACCCACCACTACCCGTTCCGGCTGGTACCGCCCGAAGTTCTTCTGCCCTACCTCGAAAAGCTCTGCGGCGAAGAGAACGTACCCGTCGAATCCGGTGTGCTTCAACTCGTCATCCGTGCTGGCGGCGGCTCCGTGCGCGACTCGCTCTCCATTCTTGACCAGCTTATCGCCGGTGCCAACACCGAATCCGGCATTAGCTACGACCGCGCGGTCGCCCTGCTTGGATATACGCACGCCCAGCTTCTCGACAACGTGATTGATGCGTTTTCCGCCCAGGATGCGCCTTCCCTCTTCGAGGCGGTCTCGCGGGTGGTGGCGACCGGGCAAGACCCCCGCCGTTTCGTCGAAGACCTGCTCGAACGCCTGCGCGATTTGATTGTGGTGCAGGCGGTACCACAGAATGCCGCGCAGATTCTGCAAGGCGTTCCCGCCGACCAGATAGAACGCCTCAAAACGCAGGCGCAAACCTTCACCACGGCCCAGCTGACCGGCGCGGCGAGCACCGTTAACGAAGTGCTTAATTCTATGACCGGTGCCACCAACCCGCAGCTGCAGCTTGAACTGCTATGCGCGCGGCTGCTGGTTCCTGCGGATAGCCCGGGCGGTGCTGGCGGCGATCTTACAGCCTTGACCTCGCGGCTGGATGCGCTCGAACGTCGTCTTGCCGCCGGTGGTGCGGGTGCGCCTCAACGTGGGGGACGCTTGGGGAATCCCGCAGCGGGGCAGGGGGTGCCTTCCGCCGTGCAGAATAGCGTATCGCCCAGCGCTGGCGGTTCCGCCGAACGTCAACCTCCCGCGCAGCATGCCGCTCCCCCGTTGGCGGCAGGCGGCGGAGCGTCAAAGAAGGCGGCTGGTGCCGAGGCTACGAACGCATCGGCACAGCATCGCGGCCCCGTTTTAGGGCAGAACACGAATCAGCAGGTGCCTAAGTCTGAAACTGAAGGCGAGCAAAAAGAGACGCCCCAGACTCAGAAGTCTCAGGGTTCCGCGCCTCAGAATTCCGCGCCATTGGCCTCTGCCGCAGAAGGTACAGGTTCGTCCGATGGTGCCCCTTCGGAGCCCAAACCGTCCCGTTCGGTTCCCTCAGAACCATCGGCCGCGCAGGAAACTCCCGTCAAGCGCGTTACAGTCGCGGATGCAGAAGACCCGCTTGCCTCGGTGCGTGCCAACTGGCGTGCCGTGATCGCGCGGGTGAGTGCGCCGGGCGCATCCGAAAAACTGTTGCAGGTTGAGCCCGTGCGTCTGATTAGCGGCGAACTGTATGTGCGGGCAGATATGCCTACGCTCAAGGCGGTTGCTTCTTTTGTGCCGGAGTTGAGCGCGCGCGTAAGCGATTTTCTCCGCAAGCAGGTGCGTGTGCGTGCCGAGGTTGCGCGTCCCCAAACCCAGCCAGATGCGCGCCCTGCCCAGGCACCCGCCGCGAACCAGAAGTCTTCTGATCCCGCGCCGATTGCTGACGGCCCGCGTGGCGGCGTGGATGCGTGGAACCGTCACGGGCAGCCCGTCTCGTCCGGGCAAGAGGCGGCATCACAGGGTACAACCAACGTGGATGCGCCCATTACGGCCTGGGAGGTCGCGCCTATCCCGCAAGATTCCGAGGATTCCTATCCGGATGATGCGGCTGAGGGCCAGCCCGCCGCAGCATCACAGCCCGGTTCTTCCCCGCAAGATACAGCGCCTCAAGATTCCCCGTCTCGCCCCAGCACATCATCGGAGGCGCAAGCGAACTTGCCTCCCGAAACAGAGCCTGTACCCCCTGAAATACCCGAAGATAGCGGGAATACGCGGGTTCCCAAGGGCGGTTTTGGCGAGCGCGATTCCTTCGCGGCCTCGGGCAGCGGGATTCCGCAGCAGGGTTCTCCGAGCTCGCACGAGCAGGGCGGGGATAACGGTAATACAGATCCCCAGGATGCCGGTAGCCATGATGAACCGGCGGACGATTCCGCGCCGGATCCGGGTCAGACGCAGGGTGAAGGCTCTTCCCCCTCAGTTTCCCTTGAGTCTGTAGATACCGCCGAGAACGCCGAGTTCAGCAATATTCCGGCGCCGAGCGCATCCGCACCGCTAGCTGCGGGGAATAATTCGGCTCGGGAGGCTGCCGCATCCGCCCCGGTCTCACCTTTACCACCCCTGGCTCAGCGACCGGATTCAGCGGCAACAAAACCCGAAGAACCGCCCGCCGAACCCGAGCAGGAGACTGCCCCGGCACGCGGACAACGCGGGCAGCAGGAGCAGAGCGATGAAGAAGACGTCGTTTCTGATGACGACGAGAGAATTGAGAATAGCGTTCATATCGGTTTGCGCGCCATCGAAAAGGTTATTGGCGGCAAGGTGATCGACGAACGGCCACTCCATCAGATTTAG